A section of the Pseudanabaena mucicola str. Chao 1806 genome encodes:
- the psaC gene encoding photosystem I iron-sulfur center protein PsaC: MSHTVKIYDTCIGCTQCVRACPCDVLEMVPWDGCKAAQIASSPRTEDCIGCKRCETACPTDFLSVRVYLGAETSRSLGLTY, translated from the coding sequence ATGTCGCATACAGTCAAAATTTATGACACATGTATCGGCTGCACACAATGCGTGCGTGCCTGCCCTTGTGATGTTTTGGAAATGGTTCCTTGGGATGGATGCAAAGCGGCTCAAATCGCTTCTTCTCCCCGTACCGAGGACTGCATTGGTTGCAAACGTTGTGAAACTGCTTGCCCCACTGACTTCCTAAGCGTCCGTGTTTATTTGGGTGCTGAAACCAGCCGTAGCTTGGGTCTTACCTACTAA
- the uvrA gene encoding excinuclease ABC subunit UvrA → MQDHTHIHVRGARQHNLKNIDLMIPRDRLIVFTGVSGSGKSSLAFDTIFAEGQRRYVESLSAYARQFLGQVDKPDVDYIEGLSPAISIDQKSTSHNPRSTVGTVTEIYDYFRLLFGRAGAPHCPSCDRNIAPQSIDHMVDTIMELSDRTRFQLLAPVVRGKKGTHKKLLASLASEGFGRVRIDGEVRELSDNIELDKNKIHDIEIVVDRLVRKDDIQERLTDSLSTCLKRAEGIAMVEIMPSPVPLSEDEGSKKTNQESNILTFSENFACPEHGAVMEELSPRMFSFNSPYGACPACHGLGHIQTFNPELIVPDPSLPVYAAIAPWADKTHTYYISLLSSVGEYAGFEINTPWDKLSQAQTDIILYGTTEKILIKPDSLYRDRAEGYYKRYEGAIAMLEQQYKEAGESQRQKLENYLIEQPCATCEGTRLKSESLAVRIGGYNIIDFVSVPIGTCLERLKTLDLDARTRQIGDRVLQEIESRLQFLLDVGLDYLTLDRSTMSLSGGEAQRIRLATQIGSGLTGVLYVLDEPSIGLHQRDNSRLLATLTKLRDLGNTLIVVEHDEETIRAADYLVDIGPGAGVHGGRVVAQGSVQDIEKNLESLTGSYLSKQKQIYTPAERREGNGKHLEICNAHLNNLKNINVKIPLGKLVCITGVSGSGKSTLINDLLHHSLEHNFSRKVPVPKGIDEVKGLKHLDKFIVIDQSPIGRTPRSNPATYTGLFDVIRETFALTTAAKTRGYKAGQFSFNVKGGRCEACSGQGVNIISMNFLPDVYVQCDVCKGARYNRETLQVKYKEKTIADVLNMTIEEAMHFFENIPSAHAKLGMLVDVGLGYVRLGQSAPTLSGGEAQRVKLATELARRATGKTLYLIDEPTTGLSFYDVHKLLDVIQRLVDKGNSIITIEHNLDVIRCADWIIDLGPEGGDRGGEVIAEGTPEQVAKVKKSYTGKYLKQVLAEYPHSKA, encoded by the coding sequence ATGCAAGACCATACCCATATCCATGTTAGAGGTGCGAGACAGCACAACCTCAAAAATATTGACCTGATGATTCCCCGCGATCGCCTGATCGTGTTTACAGGTGTATCTGGATCTGGCAAATCATCCCTTGCTTTCGATACGATTTTTGCCGAAGGTCAGCGCCGCTATGTGGAATCGCTCAGTGCTTATGCACGGCAATTTTTAGGACAAGTTGATAAGCCCGATGTTGACTATATTGAGGGTTTAAGCCCTGCGATTTCCATTGACCAAAAATCAACTTCCCATAATCCTCGTTCAACGGTTGGCACGGTTACAGAGATTTACGACTATTTTCGTTTACTGTTTGGTCGGGCAGGTGCGCCCCATTGTCCGAGCTGTGATCGCAATATTGCGCCCCAAAGCATCGATCACATGGTGGATACGATTATGGAGTTAAGCGATCGCACGCGATTCCAATTACTTGCACCTGTGGTTCGTGGCAAAAAGGGAACCCATAAGAAATTATTAGCGAGTCTGGCTTCAGAAGGTTTTGGCAGAGTTCGCATTGATGGCGAAGTACGGGAACTGAGTGACAATATTGAACTGGATAAAAATAAAATCCACGATATTGAAATTGTCGTTGATCGCTTGGTTCGCAAAGATGACATTCAAGAGCGCTTAACCGATTCCCTCTCTACCTGTTTAAAACGTGCTGAAGGGATCGCAATGGTGGAAATTATGCCTTCCCCAGTCCCTCTCTCAGAGGACGAGGGGAGCAAGAAAACTAATCAAGAAAGCAATATCCTGACTTTCTCGGAAAATTTTGCCTGTCCTGAACATGGCGCAGTGATGGAAGAATTATCGCCTCGGATGTTCTCTTTCAATTCTCCCTATGGCGCTTGTCCTGCCTGTCATGGCTTGGGACATATTCAAACCTTTAATCCTGAACTGATCGTTCCCGATCCATCTCTGCCCGTATATGCCGCGATCGCGCCTTGGGCGGATAAAACCCATACTTACTACATTTCGCTCCTATCGAGTGTTGGCGAATATGCAGGCTTTGAAATTAATACTCCTTGGGACAAGCTCTCGCAAGCCCAGACTGACATTATTCTCTACGGTACGACCGAGAAAATTTTAATTAAGCCTGATTCCCTTTATCGCGATCGCGCTGAGGGCTATTACAAACGTTATGAAGGGGCGATCGCCATGCTTGAGCAGCAGTACAAAGAGGCTGGCGAATCGCAACGGCAAAAGCTAGAAAATTATCTAATCGAGCAACCCTGCGCCACTTGCGAAGGTACACGCCTTAAGTCTGAATCCCTTGCGGTGCGTATTGGTGGCTATAACATCATTGATTTTGTATCGGTTCCCATTGGCACTTGCTTAGAGCGTCTCAAAACGCTGGATCTTGATGCTAGAACTAGGCAAATTGGCGATCGCGTCTTGCAAGAAATCGAATCGCGATTGCAATTTTTATTAGATGTCGGTTTAGATTACCTGACCCTTGACCGTTCCACCATGTCCCTCTCTGGCGGCGAAGCCCAACGGATTCGCCTTGCTACCCAGATTGGCTCAGGTTTAACAGGGGTTCTCTATGTACTGGATGAGCCGAGCATTGGACTACATCAACGAGATAATTCGCGATTGTTAGCCACATTAACCAAACTGCGGGATCTCGGTAATACTCTCATCGTAGTTGAGCATGACGAAGAAACGATTCGGGCGGCTGATTATCTGGTTGATATTGGACCAGGGGCAGGCGTACATGGTGGGCGAGTGGTTGCTCAAGGTAGCGTTCAGGATATAGAGAAAAATCTCGAATCTCTCACGGGCTCCTATCTCTCTAAGCAAAAACAAATTTATACCCCTGCGGAACGGCGCGAAGGCAATGGCAAACATTTAGAAATTTGCAATGCCCATCTGAATAATCTCAAAAATATCAATGTCAAGATTCCCCTTGGCAAACTAGTCTGTATCACTGGCGTATCAGGCTCAGGCAAATCCACTCTCATTAACGACCTGCTGCACCATTCGCTAGAACATAACTTTTCACGGAAAGTGCCAGTTCCGAAAGGGATTGATGAAGTGAAGGGACTAAAGCACCTCGATAAATTCATCGTCATTGATCAGTCACCGATCGGACGTACGCCCCGATCTAATCCTGCGACTTATACAGGGCTATTCGATGTAATCCGTGAAACATTTGCATTGACAACGGCAGCGAAAACGCGAGGCTACAAGGCGGGACAATTTTCTTTTAATGTCAAAGGAGGACGCTGTGAAGCCTGTTCAGGTCAAGGCGTAAATATCATTTCCATGAATTTTTTGCCCGATGTCTATGTGCAGTGCGATGTCTGTAAAGGTGCAAGGTACAACCGCGAAACGCTGCAAGTCAAGTACAAGGAAAAGACAATCGCCGATGTGCTAAACATGACCATCGAAGAAGCGATGCACTTTTTCGAGAATATTCCTTCCGCCCATGCCAAGTTGGGAATGTTGGTGGATGTAGGCTTAGGCTATGTGCGTCTCGGTCAGTCCGCCCCCACCCTCTCAGGCGGTGAAGCCCAACGGGTAAAACTTGCCACCGAGTTAGCGCGTCGCGCCACAGGCAAAACCCTTTATCTAATTGATGAGCCGACCACAGGTTTAAGCTTTTACGATGTGCATAAGTTGCTCGATGTCATCCAACGACTTGTCGATAAGGGCAACAGCATCATCACGATTGAGCATAATCTCGATGTAATTCGTTGTGCTGATTGGATTATCGATTTAGGTCCTGAAGGCGGCGATCGTGGCGGTGAAGTGATTGCCGAAGGTACGCCCGAACAGGTGGCAAAAGTGAAGAAATCTTACACTGGCAAATATCTTAAACAGGTTTTAGCCGAATATCCGCACAGCAAAGCTTAA
- a CDS encoding dTDP-4-dehydrorhamnose 3,5-epimerase, producing the protein MATNRSIQRKVEIRYLSSIKNGMAKFYTPQSSHETMLVQIAAGAIDDLFVHHFQTDQLLVVRGSFVLVVLSDRQYQYIPLSEYRPAVVTIPPNVPHAAINLSDQPCVMVNAVLRHGAPYDKDYQPRRCPFPFDIDEARRAIDSLEMPISA; encoded by the coding sequence ATGGCTACAAACAGATCTATCCAAAGAAAAGTGGAAATTCGTTATCTTTCCTCGATAAAAAATGGAATGGCGAAGTTTTACACACCACAGTCAAGTCATGAAACTATGCTTGTCCAGATTGCCGCAGGGGCGATCGATGATTTGTTTGTGCACCATTTCCAGACCGATCAACTTTTAGTAGTGCGTGGAAGTTTTGTCCTCGTAGTGCTGAGCGATCGCCAATATCAATATATTCCCCTCAGCGAATATCGCCCTGCGGTGGTGACGATTCCTCCTAATGTGCCGCACGCTGCTATTAATCTCAGTGATCAACCCTGTGTGATGGTCAATGCAGTTTTGCGTCACGGTGCGCCCTATGACAAGGATTACCAACCACGTCGCTGTCCTTTCCCCTTTGATATTGACGAGGCTCGTCGAGCGATCGATTCTTTGGAAATGCCAATTAGTGCCTAA
- a CDS encoding acetyl-CoA carboxylase carboxyltransferase subunit alpha, producing the protein MADRQILLDFEKPIVELENRIAQIRELANENDVDMVEQIQLLEQRAELLRREIFSGLGAMQRMQIARHPRRPSTLDYVQAITDEWIELHGDRRGNDDPALVGGLARINDRPVVILGHQKGRDTKDNMTRNFGMASPGGYRKAARLMDHAHRFKLPIITLIDTPGAYPGVSAEEQGQGEAIAANLRQMFGLGVPIICTVIGEGGSGGALGIGIGDHIMMFENSVYTVATPEACAAILWRDSGKAGKAAEALKITAPDLKRLGIVDYVIEEPLGGAHRLPLKAAENLKAALVENLDRLSKLSVEDLKTLRYQKFRKMGVFLES; encoded by the coding sequence ATGGCTGATCGCCAAATCCTGCTTGACTTTGAAAAGCCCATTGTTGAACTAGAAAACCGTATCGCCCAAATCCGCGAACTCGCGAATGAAAACGATGTTGATATGGTTGAGCAGATTCAACTTTTAGAGCAACGGGCTGAGCTTTTACGGCGTGAAATTTTTTCGGGACTAGGAGCCATGCAAAGGATGCAGATTGCAAGACATCCGCGCCGCCCTAGCACTCTAGACTATGTACAGGCTATTACCGATGAGTGGATCGAGTTGCATGGCGATCGCCGTGGTAATGATGATCCTGCTTTGGTGGGTGGACTAGCCAGAATTAATGATCGCCCAGTGGTAATTTTGGGACATCAAAAGGGGCGTGATACCAAGGACAATATGACGCGCAACTTTGGTATGGCATCTCCAGGGGGATATCGCAAGGCTGCCAGATTGATGGATCATGCCCATCGATTTAAATTACCGATTATTACTTTAATTGATACCCCTGGAGCATACCCTGGTGTTTCCGCAGAAGAGCAAGGACAAGGTGAAGCGATCGCCGCAAATTTACGACAAATGTTTGGGTTAGGCGTACCAATCATCTGCACCGTAATCGGCGAAGGCGGATCGGGTGGAGCCTTAGGCATCGGCATTGGAGATCACATCATGATGTTTGAGAACTCGGTCTATACCGTAGCCACACCAGAAGCCTGTGCTGCCATTCTCTGGCGCGATTCTGGCAAAGCAGGTAAAGCTGCTGAAGCATTAAAAATTACTGCTCCCGATTTGAAACGTTTGGGTATCGTTGATTATGTCATTGAGGAACCTCTAGGCGGAGCCCATCGTTTACCTCTTAAAGCCGCCGAAAATCTCAAAGCAGCTCTTGTGGAAAACCTTGATCGCTTAAGTAAATTGAGTGTAGAGGATCTAAAGACGTTACGCTATCAAAAATTCCGCAAGATGGGCGTATTTCTCGAATCATAA
- a CDS encoding FkbM family methyltransferase, with protein MTTGSPLSQNSDQPDAWLYDRSVLGWLFNPKLNQQLPFLYKIFGLYCKAYFLLTGQNYLRGGRELFRFLSSIFYKLSPDQFLELQLAGYKVFLDPIDMRLFQVVNELASNDTDTRVLTKLLSEGDTFLDVGANHGSFAIVASKLVGANGFVLAVEPQPRLAKALERSLTANALCKFQIHNLAVGNADGEIELLVPLGTSGSAGVFPEHSATHQYKTFKVPLRRFDDLVDWRQFQGRVLLKLDVEGSECAFLIGASQMITTLKPTLIIEVHPTSLKAAGATGDKLKELLQTLGYMCYAELDDCDRTFPLEELNTDIQRNVAIMIT; from the coding sequence ATGACAACAGGTTCTCCGCTTTCCCAAAATTCAGATCAACCTGATGCTTGGCTATATGATCGTTCAGTTTTAGGATGGTTATTCAATCCCAAGCTGAATCAGCAATTACCATTTCTATACAAAATCTTTGGTCTATATTGTAAAGCATACTTTCTACTCACAGGTCAAAACTATCTTCGAGGTGGTCGAGAATTATTTAGATTCCTATCAAGTATTTTCTACAAACTCTCACCCGATCAGTTTTTAGAATTGCAACTGGCGGGCTATAAAGTATTTTTAGATCCCATTGATATGCGTCTGTTTCAAGTAGTTAATGAACTAGCTAGTAATGATACGGATACGCGAGTTTTAACAAAATTACTATCTGAAGGGGATACCTTTCTAGATGTTGGTGCAAATCATGGCAGTTTTGCGATCGTGGCAAGTAAACTGGTCGGGGCGAATGGCTTTGTGTTAGCAGTTGAACCACAGCCTCGTTTAGCGAAAGCATTAGAGCGATCGCTCACGGCTAATGCCCTATGTAAGTTCCAAATCCATAATCTTGCAGTTGGCAATGCCGATGGTGAAATAGAACTCTTAGTTCCTCTTGGTACATCTGGCTCCGCAGGTGTTTTTCCCGAACATTCTGCAACCCATCAATACAAAACTTTTAAAGTGCCTCTACGCCGATTTGATGATCTTGTTGATTGGCGGCAATTTCAGGGGCGAGTATTGCTCAAGTTGGATGTCGAAGGTAGTGAATGTGCATTTCTCATAGGTGCAAGCCAGATGATCACCACGCTCAAACCTACCTTAATCATCGAAGTGCATCCCACTAGCTTAAAAGCAGCCGGGGCAACGGGCGATAAACTGAAGGAATTACTCCAGACCTTAGGCTATATGTGTTATGCCGAGCTTGATGACTGCGATCGCACTTTCCCTCTAGAGGAATTAAATACTGATATTCAAAGAAATGTCGCAATAATGATAACATAA
- the der gene encoding ribosome biogenesis GTPase Der, with product MPLPIVAVVGRPNVGKSTLVNRLSGEQYAIVYDEPGVTRDRVYRECFWGAHEFQVVDTGGLVFDDETEFLPMIREQAEIAIRESVAVIFVVDGQAGITDADEQLGGWLRRQNIPVLLAVNKCEGSKYGLSLAAEFWNLGLGEPIPLSGIHGNGTGELLDELIKHLPPPDEVIKESDEIKVAIIGRPNVGKSSLLNAFLGKNRSIVSPISGTTRDAIDMSIEHDGKKYRLIDTAGVRRKKHIEYGIEFFSINRAFKAIGRSDVVLLVIDALDGVTDQDQKLAGRINDEGKACVIVVNKWDAVEKDSYTIYDYTAEVKSRLMFVEYAPIIFVSALTGQRVTQILDRVDIAAEQHKRRVPTAVLNEALTEAVTWHAPPTSRGGKQGKVYYCTQISDSPPTIILFVNDPHRFNDNYKRYIENQFRKSLGFDGTPVRFIFRGKKDREVEKSKNSAFR from the coding sequence ATGCCGCTACCGATTGTTGCCGTTGTCGGTCGCCCCAATGTGGGCAAGTCTACACTCGTAAACCGCCTATCAGGTGAACAATATGCGATTGTCTACGATGAACCTGGTGTCACCCGCGATCGCGTTTACCGCGAATGTTTTTGGGGAGCACATGAATTTCAAGTTGTGGATACGGGGGGATTAGTATTTGACGATGAGACTGAATTTTTGCCGATGATTCGTGAGCAAGCAGAAATTGCCATCCGTGAATCGGTAGCCGTGATTTTTGTGGTAGATGGACAAGCAGGAATCACTGATGCTGATGAGCAGTTGGGGGGCTGGTTACGGCGACAAAATATTCCTGTGCTATTGGCTGTTAACAAATGCGAAGGCTCTAAATATGGACTGTCCTTAGCCGCAGAATTTTGGAATTTGGGACTAGGCGAGCCAATACCTCTATCAGGCATTCATGGTAATGGGACAGGAGAATTACTTGATGAATTAATTAAACATTTACCACCTCCCGATGAAGTCATTAAAGAAAGTGATGAGATCAAAGTCGCGATCATCGGTCGTCCTAACGTCGGTAAATCAAGTTTACTGAATGCCTTTCTCGGCAAAAATCGTAGTATCGTTAGCCCGATTTCGGGGACAACTCGTGATGCGATCGATATGTCAATTGAGCATGATGGCAAGAAATATCGGCTGATCGATACCGCAGGTGTGCGTCGTAAGAAACATATCGAGTACGGCATTGAGTTTTTTAGTATTAACCGAGCATTTAAAGCGATCGGGCGTTCGGATGTTGTTTTATTAGTTATTGATGCTCTCGATGGGGTGACGGATCAAGATCAAAAGCTTGCAGGTCGCATCAACGATGAAGGTAAAGCTTGTGTAATTGTCGTCAATAAATGGGATGCCGTCGAAAAAGATTCCTACACTATTTACGACTACACAGCCGAAGTCAAAAGTCGCTTAATGTTTGTAGAATACGCACCCATCATTTTTGTAAGTGCATTAACAGGGCAGCGCGTCACCCAAATCCTTGATCGTGTGGATATTGCCGCCGAGCAGCATAAACGTCGCGTCCCCACTGCGGTTTTAAATGAAGCCCTCACCGAAGCAGTTACATGGCACGCACCACCGACTAGTCGTGGCGGCAAACAGGGCAAAGTTTATTACTGCACTCAGATTTCCGATAGTCCCCCCACCATTATCCTGTTCGTCAATGATCCTCATCGCTTTAACGATAACTACAAGCGTTATATCGAAAATCAATTTCGCAAGAGCCTTGGCTTTGATGGTACTCCTGTAAGATTTATCTTCCGAGGCAAAAAAGACCGCGAAGTCGAAAAATCAAAAAATTCAGCTTTTAGATAA
- a CDS encoding 1-deoxy-D-xylulose-5-phosphate reductoisomerase, which translates to MKRITLLGSTGSIGTQTLDIVAEYPEKFQVVGMTAGGNIELFAQQIRKFQPELVAIANETKLAELKEAIADLAVKPIILAGAEGVETVAAYGDSEAVVTGIVGCAGLLPTIAAIKAGKNIALANKETLIAGGEVVVPLVKKHGVKLLPADSEHSAIFQCLQGVPEGGLRRIILTASGGAFRDRPTEELASVTVADALKHPNWAMGKKITIDSATLMNKGLEVIEAHYLFGVDYDKIEIVIHPQSIIHSLIELEDTSVLAQLGLPDMRLPLLYSLSYPDRIPTQWERLDLVKCGTLTFRAPDHQKYPCMDLAYAAGRAGGTMPAVLNAANEQVVELFLQERVRYVQIADLIKHVCDRHNLISKPELEDILEADKWARNEVINQVMATI; encoded by the coding sequence ATGAAACGTATTACTCTGCTTGGCTCCACTGGCTCAATCGGTACACAGACCCTTGATATCGTTGCCGAATATCCTGAGAAATTTCAAGTCGTAGGTATGACCGCAGGAGGAAATATTGAGCTTTTTGCCCAGCAGATTCGTAAGTTTCAGCCTGAACTTGTAGCGATCGCTAATGAAACTAAACTTGCTGAACTCAAAGAAGCGATCGCTGATCTCGCCGTAAAGCCAATCATCTTAGCAGGAGCCGAAGGGGTCGAAACTGTAGCTGCCTATGGAGATTCTGAAGCAGTCGTCACAGGTATTGTCGGTTGTGCAGGACTATTACCAACGATCGCTGCCATCAAAGCAGGTAAAAATATTGCCCTAGCTAATAAAGAAACTCTGATCGCAGGAGGAGAAGTAGTTGTGCCATTAGTGAAAAAACATGGCGTGAAATTATTACCAGCTGATTCGGAACATTCCGCAATTTTCCAATGTTTGCAAGGAGTACCTGAAGGTGGACTGCGGCGGATTATTCTCACGGCTTCGGGTGGTGCTTTTCGCGATCGCCCCACGGAGGAACTCGCCTCCGTCACCGTTGCCGATGCCTTAAAACATCCCAATTGGGCGATGGGTAAAAAGATTACGATTGATTCCGCAACCTTGATGAATAAGGGATTAGAAGTAATCGAAGCCCATTATCTCTTTGGTGTGGATTACGACAAAATCGAAATTGTGATTCATCCCCAAAGCATTATCCATTCACTCATTGAATTAGAAGATACTTCCGTATTAGCGCAACTGGGACTTCCTGATATGCGTCTGCCTCTGCTCTATTCCCTTTCCTATCCTGATCGCATTCCCACACAATGGGAACGCCTTGATCTCGTCAAATGTGGTACGCTCACCTTCCGTGCCCCCGATCATCAGAAATATCCCTGCATGGATCTCGCCTATGCCGCAGGTCGGGCAGGTGGTACGATGCCTGCGGTGCTGAATGCTGCCAATGAGCAAGTAGTCGAGCTATTCCTCCAAGAACGTGTGCGGTATGTGCAGATTGCTGATCTGATTAAGCACGTATGCGATCGGCACAATCTCATCTCAAAGCCAGAACTTGAGGATATTCTCGAAGCCGATAAATGGGCAAGAAATGAAGTGATTAATCAAGTTATGGCTACTATTTAG
- a CDS encoding heavy metal-responsive transcriptional regulator → MLQVGEVSRKLGLNPQTLYFYERIGLIPPPHRTESGYRLFSQEDVDRLSFITHTKSMGLSLDDIREILAAKDSKSPTCQTVHDCLLKKARAIEETIQQLQILLDELHPLINHCHQNIECQDCSSPKESCAVSDDPRHDFQKACSSCQGLAKSEEQVLGAN, encoded by the coding sequence ATGCTGCAAGTTGGTGAAGTCTCTCGCAAATTAGGTCTTAATCCTCAGACACTTTATTTTTATGAGCGGATTGGACTAATTCCTCCTCCTCATAGGACTGAATCTGGCTATCGCTTGTTTAGTCAAGAAGATGTAGATCGTCTATCCTTCATTACCCATACCAAATCGATGGGATTGAGCTTGGATGACATCAGAGAAATCTTAGCTGCTAAGGATAGCAAATCACCGACTTGTCAGACGGTACATGATTGTCTACTCAAAAAAGCAAGAGCGATCGAGGAAACCATTCAGCAACTACAAATCTTACTGGATGAACTTCACCCCCTCATTAATCACTGTCATCAAAATATTGAGTGCCAAGATTGTTCCAGTCCCAAAGAATCTTGCGCGGTATCAGATGATCCTCGTCATGACTTTCAGAAAGCTTGTAGCTCTTGTCAAGGGCTTGCTAAATCTGAAGAACAGGTTTTAGGTGCGAATTGA
- a CDS encoding Uma2 family endonuclease: MVTTTKLAAISTPTKYRLSVEQYYKMAEAGILGIEQRTELIEGEIIEMSAIGTKHAICVSNLAELLTIQTIQIAHVRQQNPIHLSDRSEPQPDIVLVKRPSSRYADCHPQPEDIFLLIEISDSTLKYDREVKLPLYAKAEIAEVWIVNIEEQVFEVYRSLNQDRYEQVKIYDKGELVHIKNLGVSILVNEVFQI, from the coding sequence ATGGTGACGACAACGAAACTCGCTGCAATATCTACACCAACAAAATATCGCCTTTCGGTAGAGCAGTATTACAAAATGGCTGAGGCGGGCATTTTGGGAATAGAACAACGTACAGAATTAATCGAAGGGGAAATCATTGAAATGTCGGCAATTGGCACAAAACATGCGATTTGTGTTTCTAATCTTGCAGAATTACTGACTATTCAAACTATTCAAATTGCTCATGTGCGCCAGCAAAATCCTATACATTTAAGCGATCGCTCTGAGCCACAACCTGACATTGTTTTAGTGAAACGCCCCAGTAGTCGCTATGCTGATTGCCATCCCCAACCTGAAGATATCTTTTTATTGATTGAGATATCCGATTCCACATTGAAATACGATCGCGAGGTTAAACTTCCCCTCTATGCCAAGGCAGAAATTGCTGAAGTATGGATTGTGAATATCGAAGAGCAAGTATTTGAAGTTTATAGATCGCTTAATCAAGACAGATATGAGCAGGTCAAGATTTATGACAAAGGTGAATTGGTTCACATTAAAAATTTAGGAGTATCAATCCTTGTTAATGAAGTTTTTCAAATTTAA
- a CDS encoding PIN domain-containing protein, which produces MLTNYILVDYENIQNIDLTCIKDKNIYIKMFIGSKQNNIPTDLVIKSQKLGSQIEWIQINGNGKNALDFHIAFELGKLVGKETKSFFHIISKDTGYDPLISYMKSQKIFCKRSDDIVLLIEAIQTSLQSGLIPQSNPSSVNQSSTAKDKESQSKNKQINQYDLVIKKLTVVNKIKRPKSEESLKNHIKSQLGLKDLTSVVNKIYQQLISDKKISLDQSKKITYNF; this is translated from the coding sequence ATGCTAACCAATTACATCCTAGTAGATTATGAAAACATCCAAAATATAGATCTCACCTGTATCAAGGATAAAAATATTTACATTAAAATGTTTATTGGTAGTAAGCAAAATAATATACCAACTGACTTAGTTATCAAATCTCAAAAACTAGGTAGTCAAATTGAATGGATTCAAATTAATGGTAATGGTAAAAATGCTCTTGATTTTCATATTGCCTTTGAATTAGGCAAGTTAGTTGGGAAAGAGACAAAATCATTTTTTCATATAATTTCCAAAGATACAGGATATGATCCTTTAATTAGTTACATGAAATCTCAAAAAATATTCTGTAAGCGTAGCGATGATATTGTATTACTCATAGAAGCTATACAAACAAGCTTGCAGAGTGGACTAATCCCTCAATCAAATCCTTCTTCAGTCAATCAATCTTCCACAGCAAAAGATAAAGAATCACAATCTAAAAACAAACAAATTAATCAGTACGACTTAGTAATTAAAAAGCTTACTGTCGTCAACAAGATCAAAAGACCTAAATCAGAAGAATCCTTAAAAAATCATATTAAATCGCAGCTCGGTCTAAAAGATTTAACATCTGTAGTTAATAAAATTTATCAACAGTTAATCAGCGACAAAAAAATATCCTTAGATCAATCCAAGAAAATTACATATAATTTTTAG